A region of Procambarus clarkii isolate CNS0578487 chromosome 48, FALCON_Pclarkii_2.0, whole genome shotgun sequence DNA encodes the following proteins:
- the LOC123751399 gene encoding uncharacterized protein gives MSDHSVLTLEYLVEEGLKFSRKGTENKRLAFRNGNYEEIRKLLTDKPWETGLREKTAQDMVEYITQKCKEVTDKFIPAQKEKKEMQMRNPWFNQRYVNTNAGTNAATDAATNAVTDAVTDAATDAATNAVNDAVTDAVTDAATDAATNAVTDAVTNAAANAAANAATGAANSAATNAASNAATNAVTDAATNAVTDAANIAATNAATDAVTDGAIDAATNAATDAATDAATNAATDAATDAATDAANSAATNAVTDAANIAATNAVTDAVTDAATDAAINAATNAVTDAVTDAATDAATSAVTDAPTNAATDAATNAATNVITYAATGAATNAATT, from the exons atgagtgatcacagtgtactgacgttagaGTATCTGGTCGAGGAAGGGTTAAAGTTCTCGAGgaagggaactgaaaacaaaaggctggcattccgtaatggaaactatgaggagataagaaaattactCACAGATAAACCATGGGAAACagggctcagggaaaagacggcccaagacatggtggaatacatcacgcagaagtgtaaggaggtaacagacaagtttatcccggcccaaaaggagaaaaaagAAATGCAGATGaggaacccatggtttaatcagagat ATGTTAATACTAATGCTGGTACTAATGCTGCTACTGATGCAGCTACTAATGCTGTTACTGATGCTGTTACTGATGCTGCTACTGATGCAGCTACTAATGCTGTTAATGATGCTGTTACTGATGCTGTTACTGATGCTGCTACTGATGCAGCTACTAATGCTGTTACTGATGCTGTTACTAATGCGGCTGCTAAtgctgctgctaatgctgctactggtgctgctaatAGTGCTGCTACTAatgctgcttctaatgctgctactAATGCTGTTACTGATGCTGCTACTAATGCTGTTACTGATGCTGCTAATATTGCTGCTACTAATGCTGCTACTGATGCTGTTACTGATGGTGCTATTGACGCTGCTACTAATGCTGCTACTGATGCAGCTACTGATGCTGCTACTAATGCTGCTACTGATGCAGCTACTGAtgctgctactgatgctgctaATAGTGCTGCTACTAATGCTGTTACTGATGCTGCTAATATTGCTGCTACTAATGCTGTTACTGATGCTGTTACTGATGCTGCTACTGACGCTGCTATTAATGCCGCTACTAATGCTGTAACTGATGCTGTAACTGAtgctgctactgatgctgctaCTAGTGCAGTAACTGATGCTCCTACTAATGCTGCTACTGATGCCGCTACTAATGCCGCTACTAATGTCATTACTTATGCTGCTACTGGGGCAGCTACTAATGCTGCTACTACCTAA